The stretch of DNA CGTTCGGAAGGTTTGGGTTGGGCGTGCCGGGCGCGAGCGTGTTCGCGGGCGTCGTCACCGTCGCGCCGTTGAGCGGATTGACGCCGCCGATTGGAAACAGGGAAAAGCGCTCCTGCAATCCGAGGAAGATCCCGGGCGCCGTGTTCAGAAGGCCCGGCGGATACATCGACTGCCCCATGAACCCCACGGTGCGGCTGCTGAAGGCGCGCGTGGCGTTGCTGAAAAAGAGCGCGGTGCGGGCCTTCTGCACGCTGACATCCCAACTGAAACGGGTCGTGTCCGGCGACGTGCAGATGCTGCCGAGCACGATGGGCGCGGTGTTGTTGCCGGGATTGTTCACCACGCTGATGAACACCTGCATCGGGCGTCCGCGCGGCAACCGGATTCCAGCGCGTGTGGTTCGGGCGCGGTTTGCCCCGGCTGTCAGGATGGCGGTGACTTCGGGCGCCGTGAGCCGCAGCGCGGACGCGAGCGTGGACGTAGTGTCTGCGATGATCGGGAATCGCAGTTCGCCCGTGACCCCTCCGATGGTGAGGGCGGGATACGTGATGACCGGACTGTTCGTGAGCGGAAAGGCGGCGAGCGAATTCCCGTTGCCCGGCGCCGTGAGCGATACCGCAGCGCCAATCGCGGGCGGTGCATTCTCGAGGTAGGCGAAGCGCACGCCATCCACCGTGACGCGAGACCCAAAGATCGTCGGCGAGGGCGCGAAGCCGAGTTGCCCCGCCAGCGCGACGTCTTCCTGCACATACGGACTCGCGATGACGGACGGGGAGATGTTCGCCGGGCTTTCGCCGTCAAAGGCGACTCCCACTCCCCCGATCAACACACCGTTCTTGTAGAGCGGCACCCCGCCGGGGACGCCTGCGAGCCCGCCAGTCAGGGGCGTGGTGACGGCGCCACCGTTCGTGCCGTTCGTCAGCGCGGGGTTGTAGCCCGCCGGATTCTTGAAACGATTGATGTCCGTGAAGTCGAGGTTCGAGAAATTCACGCCCACGAGCGGGCCGGGCGGCTTGTTGTTGACGCCGGGCGGATAGTTTTGCTGGACGATGAAGCCCGCCGTGCGCGTGCTGAACGCGTGCTGGTCGCTGCTCAGGAACGCCGCCGTGCCCGCCTTGGCGATCGCCAGCGGAACGGGACCGGTGACGTCGGTAAGGGAACTGTTTCCGGTGCCAGTCACGCTCCACACGCCAAGCACGTAACCTTCCCGATCCACGACGGCGACGAAGGCGTTCCCCACGGCGAGCTGCTGGGCGCGCGTGACGGCCTGCGCGATGACGTTGGTGACGTCCGAGGCCAGCGGGATGAACTGCGCGGCGCGCGCCGTCGCGCCAGGCAACACGGCAAGGAGGATGAGCGCGAGAAGTCTCACGGACGCGAATCTTGTCGGAGATTTTCCATGGCGAGGCAAGTGCAAAGGCGGCGGGAGCGCAGTTGCGACTTGCTTTCCGGCACGAAACCGCGACTCAATCTCCCACGCGATGACGAGGCCGACCGACTCCCACACGGGCGCATGGAAGCGGGACTTGACCCGCGCGTTCTGGTCGGCAGTCGGGCTCGCGTTTCTCGTCGCTCCCGGACCGGGACTTGCGCAGGACAAGCTCGCGACCAAGCTCCTCCAAGGTCGCAAACCAAAACCCGTCAACCCCGACACCGAACCGCCGCGCGATCCGGCGGCGTTGAAGTTCAGACAGGAAATCACCTCGGGCCCGGCCCCGCTCGATCCGGCGGAATTCAGCCCCGACTTTGGCTCACGTCTCTTTCTATCGCCCGCCTTCGCCGTGCCCGATCCGAAGCTCGAGCTGCGCGTTTCCACCAACCGAAGCCGCGCCCTGCCCCCGTCGGTTTTCAATCCGGACCTCTCGCCGTCCCCCGCCCTGCCGCCGTGGATTCGTGACGCCCAGACATTGCGCGCACAGTCGCAACGCACGACAGCCGTCCCGCCGGCACCGCCCGCCCAGTTCAACCCGGACCCGGGCGCGGGGAAAGGCACGACGTCGCCGACGCAGTCCCAGCCGTTTTTCCGAACCGAGCCGTGGACCGCACCCCGCCCATTTGGCAGCGAGCCATTGCCCCATGCACTCGAACTGCCCCGGATGCGCGTGCGCGTGGGCGATTTCGTGCTGGAGCCCGAGCCGCCGCCGACGGGTTTTGGTTTCGACCCGGTGCCGCGCGGACTGGCGCCGCCGCGCGCCCAGTCGCGCAGGAATGACTTCACGCTCAGTCTCGACGCGCCGCCGCCGCGTTACGGACTTGAACCGCTCGCGGGAGAGCTCACCTTGCCGCGCCCAAACACACGCCGAAATCTTCGCATCGACGATCAGTTGCACCCGCACGATTACGCGAGCCCCGGCGACTACCAGAATCCGCCCGCGAGCGAGCCGCGCCCCGACCGGTGGCGCGTGCCGTTCGCGCAATGGAAGCGCTATCCGAAAAGCGGCGTGGAGTCGCCGCTCTTTTACGACAAGCCCGCTCTGTGGCATCCGTATCGGCAGAGCCTGCTCAAAGGCGACCTGCCCGTGATCGGCGACGACATTTTCCTCAACGTGACCGCGACATCGCTCACGGATTTCGAGGCGCGCACCGTGCCGACTCCATCCGGCGTGAGCGCGGCGCAACCCGGCGCCGCCGAATTCTTCGGCCGCAGCGAGGCGATGAGCGTGTCGCACAACCTCTCGTTCTCGTTCGAGCTGTTCAAGGGCGAGACCGTGTTCAAGCCCGTCGAGTGGGCGCTGCGCGTCACGCCGGTTTACAACCTCAACTATCTCCACGCGCAGGAGACGGGCGTGGTTTCGCCGGACCCGCGCGGCGCGATCGGCGGGGCGAACCCGGCGCTCAACCAGCCGCCTCCGAGCAACGCGGGCATACAAAACCCGCTCGACCTCGACACGCTGCTCACCGGACAGGTGGCGCCCGTAAGCGACGACCTCGCGGGCCGGCGCCACACGGTCCGCACGCGGGACTTCTTCGCGTTGCAGGAATACTTCGCGGAGCTGCACCTCGGCGACCTTTCGGACAACTACGACTTCTGGGCGGTGCGGCTC from Verrucomicrobiota bacterium encodes:
- a CDS encoding heme-binding protein, with the protein product MRLLALILLAVLPGATARAAQFIPLASDVTNVIAQAVTRAQQLAVGNAFVAVVDREGYVLGVWSVTGTGNSSLTDVTGPVPLAIAKAGTAAFLSSDQHAFSTRTAGFIVQQNYPPGVNNKPPGPLVGVNFSNLDFTDINRFKNPAGYNPALTNGTNGGAVTTPLTGGLAGVPGGVPLYKNGVLIGGVGVAFDGESPANISPSVIASPYVQEDVALAGQLGFAPSPTIFGSRVTVDGVRFAYLENAPPAIGAAVSLTAPGNGNSLAAFPLTNSPVITYPALTIGGVTGELRFPIIADTTSTLASALRLTAPEVTAILTAGANRARTTRAGIRLPRGRPMQVFISVVNNPGNNTAPIVLGSICTSPDTTRFSWDVSVQKARTALFFSNATRAFSSRTVGFMGQSMYPPGLLNTAPGIFLGLQERFSLFPIGGVNPLNGATVTTPANTLAPGTPNPNLPNGITIFPGGFPLYRGGVLIGAVGVSGDGIDQDDIVGASGAALFAPPDAIRADKMSYRGARLPYAKFPRNPAL